The following coding sequences lie in one Monomorium pharaonis isolate MP-MQ-018 chromosome 1, ASM1337386v2, whole genome shotgun sequence genomic window:
- the LOC118644157 gene encoding uncharacterized protein LOC118644157, producing the protein MSEALSGQLMRQHSIERALENFKKIGRNNLTPAKIRSRAASLKDLWRAYQDGHVTLTQVIPVPTQATLDYFSKTQFDKTEEVYNATLDYMMDCLEDLEPVVSQHNQSNETVHSIHDASSLSLMHLPSIDMPPFDGNYADWETFRDRFTSLIIQNKDLTDFSRMHFLASALKGRARESIASLAITANNFKIAWRTLSGRYESKRRLLSFHLSALLDLPPVTRESATELQLLCDKVNIAISSLQKLDRTPSELWDDFLVYLTSKKLDSNTRKAWTLHTNQAASPSTFEVLSRFLDSRIRALEECQQNPNSKATTKSASSARVHVATASDSATLTCPLCKSRHFINACPQFTAKNACQRRELVKRFKRCFNCLSTRHSASECPSKYSCRLCDKKHHTTLHIESETSSGPATVTSQTAQASPSVEHADEINSLLTSAKPGMTAQVLLATAWVNLKVASGRSATVRALLDQGSEATFISENVAQLLRAKRIRMPVSISAVGGTRVGTVQHAASVIISPRVSNTPALETTALILPSLTSYAPKRVSEPYCLAHLADLSWADSKPTSSDPIQIIIGADLYGDIIQAGVRKGKTGQPFAQNSIFGWIISGPLETTSVASRYTDYFSANSRNSAHLTVHHCSSLDSLAGEIKRFWEIEEVPRSPSLTPQEDICESHFRATHSRQQDGRYIVRLPFKRDPPIEIGSSRRSAERLYNTLLRRFRLHPELEKEYDKFMREYEQLGHMRRALPPLDSLQQHVHIPHHPVIREDSATTRLRVVFNASCVTSNGSSLNDHLLAGPKLQADLPTILLQWRHFKFVCTADIAKMYRQILVDQRDVDYQRVIWKGEQNEPVEYQLLTVTYGMTCAPFLALRVLQKLIDDDGQRFPLAIPILRGQIYVDDVLFGGDDIEFVRQSRDHLVGLLRSGKFELRKWASNSQELLDDIDPSDHGLACNKQIAADDRVKVLGIVWNPVRDIFQVKVSLLTVIPRSKRSILSTIAKLYDPLGWVTPATISAKIYMQQLWRLHITWDEDIPEPLLSKWISIYSKLSFLNDLQLSRWTGVHSNISYVELHGFADASTLAYAASVYLRVISDYGSVTISLLAGKSKVAPLAPLTVPRLELSAALLLTRLMTFVLKSLAMPSVPCVCWTDSTIVLTWVRAHPSRWKTFVANRVNAIQSQLPDAEWHHVPTSDNPADCASRGLPGDELIRHDLWWQGPSWLRAPREDWPSEPTSQTMDAGIEERIVALHSETSASWDLATRYSSWPRLVRITAYLFRFLKACRRSNVDPPPLSSPNKSLSCLEFRSAKTFWLKCIQAELFSDEISSLSKGNQISPKNKLTALRPFLDRDGVLRVGGRLRQAPLPYTVKHPVLLASHHLVHLIVLQAHSRVLHGGLQLTLSTLRHDFWIIRARSLVKAVIHKCIVCCRERAAIPVQLMGDLPPMRVSVPSRPFSHCGVDYAGPIKVRSATGRGITARKAYIALFICLATRAIHLELVGDYSTPAFLNAYLRFCSRRGLPSDMYSDNGTTFVGAERELRSAYQSAMRDPNFQNKIATDGVSWHFIPPSAPHFGGMWEAGVRSVKHHLRRILGEHTLSFEEFTTLLCKIEACLNSRPVAPLSDSYDDYEILTPGHFLIGSALTVPPEPSLLHLRENRLSRWQLVRHITERFWRVWTSDYLNTLQQRGKWRKVQANIKIGQMILLRNATLPPCKWELGRVTQIHPGPDGLVRVVTVRTATSEYKRPITKLCLLPIENVTPSNDDCTVGSV; encoded by the coding sequence ATGTCAGAAGCCTTATCAGGTCAACTGATGCGACAGCATTCAATTGAGCGGGCATTGGAAAACTTCAAAAAGATTGGCCGCAATAATCTAACGCCGGCGAAGATTCGGTCACGGGCCGCTTCTCTCAAGGATCTCTGGCGCGCTTACCAGGATGGTCACGTCACCTTAACGCAGGTGATTCCGGTTCCCACTCAGGCAACACTGGACTACTTCTCCAAGACTCAATTTGATAAAACTGAAGAAGTGTACAATGCCACCCTGGATTACATGATGGACTGCTTGGAGGATCTCGAACCTGTCGTGAGTCAACACAATCAGTCGAATGAAACTGTCCATTCGATTCATGACGCATCCTCTCTTTCGTTGATGCATCTGCCGTCTATTGATATGCCGCCCTTCGACGGAAACTACGCCGACTGGGAAACGTTTCGCGATCGCTTCACTTCCctcattattcaaaataaagatttaacgGATTTTAGTCGCATGCATTTTCTCGCGTCAGCATTAAAAGGCCGCGCAAGGGAATCTATCGCGAGTCTAGCCATAACTGCGAACAATTTCAAGATTGCGTGGCGAACGCTGTCGGGACGATACGAAAGTAAGCGACGACTCCTTTCGTTCCATCTATCCGCGCTACTCGATTTACCCCCTGTAACTCGGGAATCCGCAACAGAACTACAGCTCTTATGTGACAAGGTCAACATCGCCATCTCTTCGTTACAAAAATTAGACCGAACCCCGAGTGAGTTGTGGGATGACTTTCTTGTGTACTTAACGTCAAAAAAATTGGATTCGAACACACGGAAAGCATGGACGCTTCACACGAATCAAGCAGCTTCACCATCTACATTCGAGGTATTAAGTCGATTCCTCGACTCTCGCATTCGCGCTTTAGAGGAGTGTCAACAAAATCCTAACTCGAAAGCAACAACAAAATCTGCATCGTCGGCGCGCGTTCATGTTGCGACGGCATCCGACAGCGCTACGTTGACTTGTCCGTTGTGCAAGTCTCGTCATTTCATAAATGCCTGTCCACAGTTTACCGCAAAAAATGCTTGTCAGCGTCGCGAACTCGTAAAGCGGTTTAAGCGTTGTTTCAATTGTCTAAGCACTCGCCACTCTGCGTCGGAATGTCCTAGCAAGTACAGTTGTCGGTTATGTGACAAAAAACATCATACGACGTTACATATCGAATCTGAAACGAGCTCTGGTCCAGCAACAGTTACGTCGCAAACGGCGCAAGCATCTCCATCCGTCGAGCACGCGgatgaaattaattctttgCTCACCTCCGCGAAACCGGGCATGACCGCTCAGGTGCTTTTAGCTACCGCTTGGGTCAACCTCAAAGTTGCTTCCGGTCGATCTGCGACGGTAAGGGCCTTGCTCGACCAGGGCTCTGAAGCCACGTTCATATCCGAGAACGTAGCGCAACTGTTGCGCGCGAAGCGCATTCGAATGCCGGTCTCGATTTCTGCCGTCGGCGGAACTCGCGTTGGTACGGTTCAACATGCCGCCTCTGTTATTATATCTCCTCGCGTCTCTAATACTCCGGCTCTCGAAACGACGGCACTCATTCTCCCCTCGCTAACGTCTTACGCTCCGAAACGTGTGTCTGAACCGTATTGTCTGGCGCACCTCGCTGATCTGTCATGGGCTGATTCGAAGCCAACAAGCTCCGATCCGATTCAAATCATTATCGGCGCCGATCTTTATGGCGATATCATTCAGGCGGGCGTTCGCAAGGGGAAAACTGGCCAGCCGTTTGCGCAAAACTCTATTTTTGGCTGGATTATTTCCGGGCCTCTCGAAACAACGTCTGTCGCGTCGCGATATACCGACTATTTCTCTGCGAATTCGCGAAATTCCGCTCATCTAACCGTTCATCATTGCTCCTCTTTAGATTCTCTCGCCGGCGAGATTAAACGATTCTGGGAGATCGAGGAAGTTCCTCGATCCCCATCGCTAACGCCACAGGAAGATATTTGCGAGTCTCATTTTCGCGCCACGCATTCACGTCAACAGGACGGCCGATATATCGTTCGGTTGCCTTTTAAAAGAGATCCTCCCATTGAAATCGGTAGTTCACGGCGCTCTGCCGAACGTCTGTACAATACATTGCTACGTCGTTTTCGTTTGCACCCGGAATTAGAAAAGGAATACGATAAATTCATGCGTGAGTACGAACAGCTCGGCCATATGCGACGGGCGTTACCCCCTCTCGACTCACTTCAGCAGCACGTTCACATCCCTCATCATCCAGTCATTCGGGAGGATAGCGCTACAACGCGCCTGCGCGTCGTGTTCAACGCGTCGTGTGTCACGTCAAACGGATCGTCATTAAACGATCACTTACTCGCTGGTCCGAAACTGCAGGCGGATCTACCCactatattattacaatggCGTCATTTCAAATTTGTTTGCACGGCTGATATCGCAAAAATGTATCGACAAATCTTGGTCGACCAACGAGATGTTGACTACCAGCGTGTTATCTGGAAAGGAGAACAGAACGAGCCTGTCGAGTATCAGCTGCTTACCGTCACCTACGGAATGACGTGCGCTCCTTTTCTCGCGCTTCGCGTGcttcaaaaattaatcgaCGACGACGGACAGCGATTTCCGCTCGCAATCCCGATCCTGCGTGGTCAAATCTATGTCGACGACGTCCTGTTCGGCGGTGACGATATTGAGTTCGTTCGGCAATCTCGCGATCATCTTGTCGGTCTACTGCGTTCCGGCAAATTCGAGTTGCGCAAATGGGCCAGCAATTCCCAGGAATTGCTTGACGACATTGATCCGTCGGATCACGGCTTGGCGTGTAACAAACAGATCGCAGCCGACGACAGAGTCAAAGTTCTTGGCATTGTCTGGAACCCGGTTCGCgatatttttcaagtaaagGTATCTCTCCTTACGGTCATCCCTCGAAGCAAACGGTCAATTCTTTCAACCATTGCAAAACTTTACGATCCATTAGGCTGGGTTACTCCGGCTACAATTTCggctaaaatatatatgcaacaGCTATGGCGCCTACACATAACCTGGGATGAGGACATTCCTGAGCCTCTTCTCAGCAAATGGATATCAATCTACTCCAAACTTTCTTTCCTAAACGACCTTCAACTATCCCGGTGGACGGGCGTTCATTCGAACATCTCATATGTCGAATTACACGGTTTTGCCGATGCATCCACCCTCGCTTACGCGGCTTCCGTGTATTTGAGGGTTATTTCCGATTATGGGAGCGTCACCATCTCATTGCTTGCCGGCAAATCAAAGGTAGCTCCCCTTGCCCCCCTCACCGTCCCTCGCCTTGAGCTGTCCGCGGCGTTACTTCTCACTCGCCTCATGACCTTCGTGTTAAAGTCTCTCGCGATGCCATCCGTTCCATGCGTTTGTTGGACGGACTCAACGATCGTGTTGACGTGGGTACGCGCTCATCCATCGCGTTGGAAAACGTTTGTCGCCAACCGAGTAAACGCGATTCAAAGTCAGCTGCCTGATGCCGAGTGGCATCACGTGCCGACTTCGGATAACCCCGCGGACTGTGCGTCGCGAGGGCTGCCCGGTGACGAACTGATCCGTCATGACCTGTGGTGGCAAGGACCTTCCTGGTTACGAGCTCCAAGAGAGGACTGGCCTTCCGAGCCTACCTCCCAGACCATGGATGCTGGTATTGAGGAAAGAATTGTTGCTTTACATTCTGAAACGTCTGCTAGCTGGGATCTTGCTACTCGATACTCGTCATGGCCACGATTGGTTCGCATTACGGCATATCTCTTCAGATTTCTAAAGGCTTGTCGACGCTCTAATGTCGATCCGCCTCCCCTCTCCTCTCCGAATAAATCTCTTTCCTGCCTCGAATTCCGCTCAGCCAAGACATTTTGGCTCAAATGCATACAAGCCGAACTTTTTTCAGATGAGATTAGCTCGTTAAGTAAAGGGAATCAAATCTctccaaaaaataaattaaccgCTCTGCGGCCTTTCCTCGATCGTGACGGGGTGCTCCGCGTGGGGGGCCGTCTTCGCCAGGCTCCGCTCCCATATACTGTGAAACATCCCGTGTTACTCGCATCTCACCATCTGGTGCATCTCATCGTCCTGCAAGCTCATTCGCGGGTTTTACACGGGGGCTTGCAGCTCACTCTGAGCACCCTCCGCCATGATTTCTGGATCATTCGCGCTCGAAGTCTGGTCAAGGCTGTAATCCATAAATGTATCGTATGCTGTCGGGAGCGGGCCGCGATTCCCGTGCAGCTAATGGGAGACCTTCCCCCCATGCGCGTCTCGGTACCTTCTCGTCCCTTTTCTCACTGTGGCGTTGATTATGCCGGGCCGATCAAAGTGCGTTCGGCAACCGGTCGCGGTATAACGGCGAGAAAAGCTTATATCGCTTTATTTATCTGTTTGGCCACGCGAGCTATCCATTTAGAGTTGGTCGGGGATTACTCGACTCCGGCATTTCTCAATGCATATTTGCGATTCTGTTCTCGCCGTGGTCTCCCGTCTGATATGTACTCGGACAATGGAACGACATTCGTGGGCGCTGAGAGAGAGCTTCGATCCGCTTATCAATCTGCTATGCGCGACcccaattttcaaaataaaatcgcGACTGATGGTGTTTCCTGGCACTTCATTCCTCCGTCTGCACCGCATTTCGGCGGAATGTGGGAAGCGGGCGTCCGCAGCGTGAAGCACCATCTGCGTCGCATTTTAGGTGAACACACTCTCTCCTTCGAAGAGTTCACCActcttttatgtaaaatcgaGGCATGTCTGAACTCGCGTCCAGTCGCTCCATTGTCCGATTCCTACGACGATTATGAGATCCTCACTCCGGGGCATTTTCTAATAGGCTCCGCTCTGACCGTCCCGCCTGAACCTTCGCTGTTGCATCTGAGGGAAAATCGATTGTCTCGATGGCAGCTCGTTCGTCACATAACCGAGCGTTTCTGGAGGGTATGGACAAGCGATTACCTCAACACTCTGCAGCAGCGAGGCAAATGGCGAAAGGTCcaagcaaatataaaaatcggaCAAATGATTCTCTTACGCAATGCGACGTTGCCCCCGTGTAAATGGGAACTCGGACGGGTCACGCAAATTCACCCTGGCCCCGACGGTTTAGTGCGCGTCGTGACCGTGAGAACCGCGACTTCGGAGTATAAGCGTCCGATTACGAAGCTATGCCTTCTACCGATCGAGAATGTGACGCCGAGCAATGACGATTGCACCGTTGGCAGTGTTTAG
- the LOC118646722 gene encoding uncharacterized protein LOC118646722, protein MGKSSHRSRKRRSTSPEDRLRNIESKLARLNDVLARGEVRTQGRLSSPTPVCPFPVRGNESNPRSEVSDNRENRDGSLESFPATPASQEGLRDSHSEAVSGYLSDRELQSVAPVDRAVELVDNCQLPPTEDESVNILAKELFGSDPEGTDVATWNEMVIQKWQTITRQGLPTEQRAPLLKKYSPPEAIAFLKAPQLNPECKSGLGSNSIRKRDEYNTKNQDQVGIALYALGEAISDFLRPEIQSSLTPEARGAVAKVHEGAKVLADLFFRLSLARRAQITPAFSLLAKTTANAIPADNFLFGTSFGEELKKASTMEKSSRDMMRTPLSISNRSQQPIKQPIGPTTTGLNEEDRGENQRAPVVTPIEIPLEETLAGCEVLIAGRLSLFLAQWRKITTDREILQAISGYRLPFSHQPPAQTVEPTIQMSQEEIIICKKEIARLCKRGAIEPVSKCKNQFLSPFFLIRKTSGGWRFILNLKRLNEFITVPHFKTEDWRTVVQLLSPGDFLATIDLEDAYLLLPIHREDRHFLRFSFSGQFFQFRVLPFGLASAPYIFTRILKPILHHIRQRGIFSVVFLDDFLLMAPSRSQSEENVSVVLNLLSSLGFIVNKRKSSLSPQRSCRYLGFIFDTDHFSISIPQDKRSKLLHRTLDLLTRSACKIRFLASYIGSLISICPAVQYGLLHTKILEREKFLALAALDGDFEARMTLPASIKEDLRWWGSIFADPTQRNIICPGKFILEIFADASLTGWGAVCKGSRTHGFWSSNDKKNHINYLELLAVFYALRCFASQLRDCEILIRVDNLTALSYINRMGSIRFPHLSKLARKIWCWCADRNLFIYAAYIPSAQNIEADTESRAVSEETEWCLQQSYFDKISSVFGFFDIDLFASSINKKCPCFVSWLPDPLAFAVDAFSLHWGSFYFYAFPSFILILRTLRKIITDKAEGVLVVPWWPAQPWFPLFEQLMRVPSKVENNFPGGREIIRQAFLFRGTPATALDITLASITNSTIAQYTKPLRLWWCFCKEKEINCFSPPIPLVLEFLSKAMSNIGYSSINSYRSAISLVSAEEVGSHPLVRRFLRGVAALKPQRPRYDFVWDPSPVIAHLASLYPYEDLPFDRIPKKLVTLFALTTAQRLQTLTAIQITNITISDSLVIKILARLKTSKIGKSQPLLIFNPFLAKPELCIVRLVKVYLELTQEIRQEGCNALFISLRPPHRAVTSQTLGRWVKDILEEAGIDISVFSAHSTRHASTSFAASKGVNLEEIRQTAGWTETSRVFAQFYNRPIIKDPAFQNAILDMP, encoded by the exons ATGGGCAAATCGTCCCATAGGAGTAGAAAGAGAAGAAGTACCTCCCCGGAGGATCGCCTAAGGAACATTGAAAGTAAGCTAGCGCGCTTAAACGATGTGCTAGCACGAGGAGAGGTTAGGACGCAAGGTCGCCTCTCGTCACCTACGCCCGTGTGCCCTTTCCCGGTGCGTGGAAATGAATCTAATCCACGCAGCGAGGTTTCCGATAATAGGGAAAACAGGGACGGGTCGCTTGAGAGTTTTCCAGCAACGCCTGCTAGTCAGGAAGGGCTGAGAGATTCGCATTCAG AAGCGGTAAGTGGCTACTTGAGTGACCGAGAGTTACAATCTGTGGCTCCAGTAGACAGGGCAGTAGAGCTAGTCGATAACTGTCAATTGCCTCCAACGGAAGATGAGTCTGTGAACATCCTGGCTAAGGAATTGTTTGGGTCCGACCCTGAGGGGACGGACGTGGCAACCTGGAACGAGATGGTGATCCAGAAATGGCAGACCATCACTCGACAGGGACTACCGACAGAACAGCGAGCCCCATTGCTAAAGAAGTACTCACCTCCGGAGGCAATAGCCTTTCTCAAGGCACCACAACTGAACCCAGAGTGTAAATCTGGATTAGGAAGCAACTCAATTCGTAAGCGAGACGAGTACAACACAAAAAATCAAGACCAGGTAGGAATAGCCTTGTATGCCTTGGGCGAAGCCATCTCAGACTTTCTCAGGCCAGAGATTCAATCGTCCCTAACCCCTGAGGCTCGCGGAGCGGTGGCCAAGGTCCATGAGGGTGCCAAGGTGTTGGCTGACCTATTTTTTCGCTTGTCTTTAGCTAGAAGGGCTCAAATTACACCTGCTTTCAGCTTGCTCGCTAAGACGACCGCAAACGCGATTCCCGCGGACAATTTTCTATTTGGCACCTCATTTGGAGAGGAATTAAAGAAGGCATCTACTATGGAGAAATCTTCAAGAGACATGATGAGAACACCGCTATCAATCTCAAACAGGTCACAACAGCCAATCAAGCAACCAATAGGACCAACCACA ACCGGCCTCAACGAGGAGGACAGGGGCGAGAACCAACGAGCGCCGGTCGTCACGCCGATCGAGATCCCACTCGAGGAGACATTAGCGGGCTGCGAGGTATTAATCGCTGGCAGACTATCCCTATTTCTTGCTCAATGGAGGAAGATCACTACTGATCGAGAAATTCTGCAGGCCATCTCCGGCTATAGGTTACCTTTCTCCCACCAACCTCCCGCGCAGACAGTCGAACCTACCATTCAAATGTCGCaggaagaaataattatttgcaagaAGGAAATCGCTAGGCTTTGCAAAAGAGGAGCGATTGAGCCTGTAAGCAAGTGtaaaaaccaatttttatCCCCTTTCTTTCTCATTAGAAAGACCTCGGGAGGCTGGAGGTTCATTTTGAATTTGAAGCGTCTTAACGAGTTTATCACAGTTCCTCATTTTAAAACAGAAGACTGGAGAACAgttgtacaattattatctCCAGGGGATTTTCTTGCGACAATTGATCTGGAGGACGCGTACCTTCTTTTGCCGATCCATCGGGAAGATAGACATTTTCTACGTTTTAGCTTCTCAGGCCAGTTTTTTCAGTTTAGGGTGCTACCCTTTGGCCTAGCCTCTGCGCCGTACATATTCACTAGAATATTAAAACCTATCTTACACCATATCAGACAAAGGGGAATATTCTCAGTGGTCTTTCTGGACGATTTTTTGCTAATGGCGCCCTCGCGCAGTCAGAGTGAGGAAAACGTGTCCGTTGTACTGAACCTGCTCTCCTCTCTAGGTTTCATAGTCAATAAGCGGAAAAGTAGTCTCTCTCCTCAGAGATCCTGTCGCTATTTAGGCTTTATCTTTGATACTGACCATTTCTCAATTTCTATCCCACAGGACAAACGAAGTAAACTTCTCCACAGGACCTTGGATCTTTTAACCAGGTCCGCTTGTAAAATTCGTTTCCTAGCAAGTTACATCGGATCCTTGATTTCCATATGCCCAGCGGTCCAATACGGATTGTTACACACAAAGATCttggaaagagagaaatttctGGCACTCGCTGCCTTGGACGGAGACTTTGAGGCTCGAATGACTCTCCCAGCCTCAATAAAAGAGGATCTCCGATGGTGGGGGTCCATCTTCGCGGACCCGACACAGCGCAATATAATTTGTCCAGGAAAATTTATCCTTGAAATATTCGCGGACGCTTCCTTGACCGGCTGGGGCGCAGTTTGCAAAGGATCAAGAACACACGGGTTTTGGTCATCGAACGATAAAAAGAACCACATTAATTACTTAGAGCTTCTAGCAGTTTTCTACGCTCTGAGATGCTTCGCATCTCAGTTAAGAGATTGCGAAATTCTGATAAGAGTCGATAATCTGACAGCCTTATCCTATATTAATCGCATGGGCTCGATCAGATTCCCTCACTTGTCAAAGCTAGCGAGAAAGATTTGGTGCTGGTGCGCGGACCGAAATCTGTTTATCTATGCGGCATATATCCCCTCAGCCCAGAATATTGAAGCGGATACAGAATCAAGGGCCGTTTCAGAAGAAACAGAATGGTGCCTACAACAGAgctattttgataaaatcagCTCTGTTTTCGGTTTCTTTGACATCGACTTATTCGCTTCCTCGATTAATAAGAAATGCCCTTGTTTTGTCTCATGGCTACCCGACCCTCTGGCGTTTGCCGTTGACGCATTCTCCTTACATTGGggaagtttttatttttatgcattccCTTCTTTCATCCTCATCCTAAGAACCCttcgtaaaataataacagataaAGCGGAAGGTGTACTGGTGGTTCCGTGGTGGCCGGCGCAACCGTGGTTCCCTCTTTTTGAGCAATTAATG AGAGTTCCATCCAAAGTGGAGAACAATTTCCCTGGCGGCCGCGAAATTATCCGCCAGGCCTTCCTGTTCCGAGGAACCCCAGCTACGGCGTTAGACATAACGCTTGCGTCCATCACGAACTCCACTATCGCGCAATACACTAAGCCCTTGAGATTGTGGTGGTGCTTCTGCAAGGAGAAAGAGATTAACTGCTTTTCCCCACCAATCCCGTTGGTACTGGAGTTCTTATCTAAGGCAATGAGCAACATCGGCTACTCCAGTATAAATTCTTATCGCTCGGCAATCTCTTTGGTGTCCGCAGAGGAGGTGGGTTCACACCCCTTGGTAAGAAGATTTCTCAGAGGAGTAGCGGCACTGAAACCGCAACGCCCCCGATACGATTTCGTTTGGGACCCATCGCCGGTCATAGCTCATTTGGCCAGCTTATACCCATATGAAGATCTCCCATTCGACAGGATACCTAAGAAGCTGGTAACCTTATTCGCGCTAACAACCGCGCAAAGGCTCCAGACCCTAACAGCTATCCAAATTACTAATATAACCATTTCAGATTCATTAGTTATAAAGATCCTGGCTAGACTGAAGACATCAAAAATTGGGAAATCCCAACCGCTCCTAATTTTCAATCCCTTCTTAGCCAAACCAGAACTTTGCATCGTCAGGCTAGTGAAGGTTTACCTTGAGCTCACCCAGGAAATCAGACAGGAGGGATGTAATGCACTCTTTATCTCCTTACGTCCTCCGCATAGGGCGGTAACGTCTCAGACCTTGGGCCGCTGGGTCAAAGATATATTGGAAGAAGCAGGAATTGACATTTCCGTTTTCTCTGCCCATTCTACTCGGCACGCCTCTACTTCCTTTGCAGCTAGCAAAGGGGTTAACTTAGAAGAAATCAGACAAACAGCGGGATGGACCGAAACCTCAAGAGTATTCGCGCAATTTTACAATCGACCAATTATCAAGGACCCAGCCTTCCAAAACGCAATTCTGGATATGCCCTAA